One genomic segment of Cellulophaga sp. HaHaR_3_176 includes these proteins:
- a CDS encoding MotA/TolQ/ExbB proton channel family protein: MKRLFSILAVAGLFVMNTNTVNANVTANAITSNLSATIATTAAMIQDAAATEAERGFVQVLKEKFIEGGAGFMGIVLLCLILGLAVAIERIIYLNLASTNTTKLKQKVEDALASGGIEAAKEVCRNTKGPVASIFYQGLDRAGESIESAEKAVVAYGGVQMGQLEKNVSWLSLFIAIAPMLGFMGTVIGMIQAFEKIAAVGNLSASLIAGDIQVALLTTVFGLIVAIILQIFYNYIIAKIDSIVNDMEDASISLIDMLVDHKK; encoded by the coding sequence ATGAAAAGACTATTCTCTATCCTAGCTGTAGCTGGGTTATTTGTTATGAACACAAATACTGTGAACGCTAATGTAACTGCAAACGCAATTACGTCTAACCTATCAGCAACTATTGCGACTACTGCAGCTATGATTCAAGATGCAGCAGCAACTGAAGCTGAGAGAGGTTTTGTACAAGTGTTGAAAGAAAAATTTATTGAAGGTGGAGCTGGCTTCATGGGTATCGTACTTTTATGTTTGATCCTAGGTTTAGCAGTTGCAATCGAAAGAATTATTTATTTAAACTTGGCAAGCACAAATACAACTAAATTAAAGCAAAAAGTAGAAGATGCTTTAGCTTCTGGTGGTATTGAGGCTGCTAAAGAGGTTTGTAGAAATACAAAAGGACCTGTTGCTTCTATTTTCTATCAAGGTTTAGATAGAGCTGGTGAGAGCATTGAGTCTGCGGAAAAAGCTGTTGTAGCTTACGGTGGAGTTCAAATGGGACAATTAGAAAAGAATGTTTCTTGGTTATCTTTATTTATCGCTATTGCTCCAATGCTTGGTTTCATGGGTACTGTAATCGGTATGATTCAAGCCTTCGAAAAAATTGCAGCTGTTGGTAACTTAAGTGCATCTCTTATTGCAGGTGATATTCAAGTAGCATTATTAACAACTGTATTCGGTCTTATTGTTGCTATTATTCTTCAAATTTTTTATAATTATATCATCGCTAAAATTGATAGCATTGTAAATGATATGGAGGATGCATCAATCTCTTTGATTGATATGTTGGTAGATCACAAAAAATAA
- a CDS encoding biopolymer transporter ExbD, whose product MSRRGAPPEVNAGSMADIAFLLLIFFLVTTTIETDAGLDRMLPPIDNTEVIPPVIKEKNIFAVNINRSGQLLVEEELTKIEDLKAKAIAFLDNGGALKGTPEYCNFCKGKRDEKSSDNPDKAIISLKNDRETQYGVYITVQNEIVAAYNDLRNRESQRLYKRDFTDMEAEYLNPETSDQAKEVLKERVRNIQGLFPQKFSEAETSSGK is encoded by the coding sequence ATGTCTAGAAGAGGTGCACCACCTGAGGTAAATGCCGGTTCTATGGCTGACATAGCTTTCTTACTACTTATCTTTTTCTTAGTTACAACAACTATTGAAACAGATGCAGGTTTAGATCGTATGTTGCCTCCAATCGATAATACAGAGGTAATTCCTCCTGTGATTAAGGAGAAAAATATTTTTGCTGTAAACATTAACAGATCTGGGCAGTTACTTGTTGAAGAAGAGTTAACGAAAATTGAAGACCTAAAAGCTAAAGCTATTGCATTTTTAGATAATGGTGGGGCTTTAAAAGGAACTCCTGAATATTGTAATTTTTGCAAAGGGAAAAGAGATGAGAAATCATCAGATAATCCTGATAAAGCAATTATTTCATTGAAAAATGATAGAGAAACTCAATATGGTGTTTACATTACTGTTCAGAACGAAATAGTAGCTGCATACAACGATTTGCGTAACAGAGAGTCTCAGAGGCTTTATAAGCGTGACTTTACTGATATGGAAGCTGAATATCTGAATCCTGAAACATCAGATCAGGCAAAAGAGGTTTTAAAAGAAAGAGTTAGAAATATTCAAGGACTTTTTCCTCAAAAATTCTCAGAAGCTGAAACATCAAGTGGTAAATAA
- a CDS encoding biopolymer transporter ExbD, with protein MSKFSKKKDGDVPAVSTASLPDIVFMLLFFFMTVTVMKDTSVKVENTLPMASEIKKLEKKDRVITIYVGKPTQEYQKLYGSEAKIQLNDKFSSPSEVGPYILQERAKKSEDLQNVLTTSLKVDKNANMGIISDIKEELRKVNALKINYTTYEGIAFDNLNK; from the coding sequence ATGTCAAAATTCAGTAAGAAAAAAGACGGGGATGTGCCTGCGGTTTCAACAGCATCACTTCCAGATATCGTTTTTATGCTACTTTTTTTCTTTATGACAGTAACTGTTATGAAAGATACATCTGTAAAAGTTGAGAATACTTTACCGATGGCGAGCGAAATTAAAAAGCTTGAAAAGAAAGATAGAGTTATAACTATATATGTTGGTAAGCCTACGCAAGAGTACCAAAAATTATATGGTTCTGAAGCTAAAATTCAATTGAATGATAAGTTTTCTAGTCCTTCAGAAGTTGGTCCTTATATTTTACAAGAAAGAGCTAAAAAATCTGAAGATTTACAAAACGTTTTAACTACATCTTTAAAAGTTGATAAAAATGCCAATATGGGTATTATATCTGATATTAAAGAAGAGTTACGTAAGGTAAATGCTTTGAAAATTAATTATACTACATACGAAGGTATCGCTTTTGATAACCTTAATAAGTAA
- a CDS encoding porin family protein, translating into MFKKLFIILLLFPFWVLSQNVDDTVDHKYLEDQIYLGVNYNFMNNLPNDADQRNFSYGLNAGIIKDIPLNYTRNLGLGIGLGYAVNSYYSNLIATEGANGISYNVAESDLDFNRSKFEIHSVEVPFEIRWRNSSPTDYKFLRVYTGIKFAYNFSSRSKLITDTESSGFYNSDIKKFEYGLTLNAGYNTFNLHVYYSLTDFFNTKKTLTTGEVLNITPIKVGLVFYIL; encoded by the coding sequence ATGTTTAAAAAATTATTCATCATACTTCTCCTTTTTCCATTTTGGGTTTTATCTCAAAATGTTGATGATACTGTAGATCATAAATATTTAGAAGACCAGATTTATTTAGGAGTTAATTATAATTTTATGAATAATTTGCCAAACGATGCAGATCAGCGCAATTTTTCATATGGTCTTAATGCAGGTATAATAAAAGATATACCTTTAAACTATACTAGAAATTTAGGACTAGGTATAGGTTTGGGCTATGCTGTAAATTCTTATTATTCAAACTTAATTGCGACGGAAGGAGCTAATGGTATATCATACAATGTTGCAGAAAGTGATTTAGACTTTAATCGTAGTAAGTTTGAAATACATAGTGTAGAAGTTCCTTTTGAAATTAGGTGGCGAAACTCTAGTCCTACAGATTATAAGTTTTTGAGAGTCTATACGGGTATTAAATTTGCATATAATTTCAGTTCAAGATCTAAGCTTATAACTGATACAGAATCATCTGGTTTTTATAATTCTGATATTAAAAAATTTGAATACGGTTTAACACTTAATGCAGGGTATAATACTTTTAACTTGCATGTTTATTATTCATTAACAGATTTTTTTAATACAAAGAAAACTTTAACTACAGGGGAAGTATTAAATATAACTCCAATAAAAGTAGGTTTGGTTTTTTATATTTTATAA
- the rpoN gene encoding RNA polymerase factor sigma-54, translated as MLKQHLSFKLSQKLSPQQIQLMKLIQLPTQAFEQRLKQELEENPALETGKEESDDFDDDFEDTYNDESDDNETITTEDINIDEYLSDDEVPEYRTQANNYSADDEEKTVPYAAGTSFNQFLINQLNTVTLTDDEWSIAEFLVGSIDESGYIRRPITDILDDLAFTQNIYTDQESIEKILRIVQQLDPPGVGATSLEECLIIQLKRKEITESIELAITILEKSFEQFTKKHYKKLIQKYNITEDELKTAISEIEKLNPKPGGSYSGNTRMIEHVVPDFSIKIVDGELELSLNGRNAPELHVSRDYNNMLEGYKNSKEKTQSQKDTVQFIKQKLDAAKWFIDAIRQRQQTLFVTMNTIMEYQKKYFLTGDERNLRPMILKDIADTIGMDVSTVSRVANSKYADTPYGTKLIKEYFSESMKNDQGEDVSTKEIKKILENVIKEEEKRKPLTDDKLAEILKEKGYPIARRTVAKYREQLSIPVARMRKEI; from the coding sequence ATGCTTAAACAACATTTATCATTTAAATTATCTCAAAAGCTTTCTCCGCAGCAGATTCAATTAATGAAACTGATACAACTGCCTACCCAAGCCTTTGAACAACGTTTAAAGCAAGAATTGGAAGAAAATCCTGCCTTAGAAACAGGGAAGGAAGAAAGTGATGATTTTGATGATGATTTTGAAGATACTTATAATGATGAGTCAGATGATAATGAAACCATTACCACTGAAGATATCAATATTGACGAATATTTAAGTGATGATGAAGTTCCAGAATATAGAACTCAAGCAAATAACTATAGTGCTGATGATGAAGAAAAAACTGTTCCTTATGCTGCAGGTACTTCTTTTAATCAATTTTTAATAAATCAATTAAATACCGTCACTTTAACTGATGATGAATGGTCAATTGCTGAATTCCTCGTTGGTAGTATTGACGAGAGTGGCTATATAAGAAGGCCAATTACCGATATATTAGATGATTTAGCATTTACCCAAAATATTTATACAGACCAGGAGTCAATAGAAAAAATTTTAAGAATTGTTCAGCAACTCGATCCTCCTGGTGTAGGAGCCACATCATTAGAAGAATGTTTGATCATACAATTAAAAAGAAAAGAAATTACTGAGAGTATTGAACTTGCTATAACTATACTTGAAAAATCTTTTGAACAGTTTACAAAAAAGCACTACAAGAAACTTATTCAAAAATATAACATAACTGAAGATGAGCTTAAAACTGCAATCTCAGAAATAGAAAAATTAAATCCGAAACCTGGTGGTTCTTACTCTGGAAATACCAGAATGATTGAACATGTGGTTCCTGATTTTTCTATAAAAATTGTAGATGGCGAATTAGAGCTTTCTTTAAATGGTAGAAATGCACCTGAACTACATGTATCGCGTGATTACAACAATATGCTAGAAGGGTACAAAAACTCTAAAGAAAAAACGCAATCACAAAAAGATACTGTTCAATTTATTAAGCAAAAACTAGATGCTGCAAAGTGGTTTATAGACGCTATTAGACAAAGGCAGCAAACTCTTTTCGTTACTATGAACACCATAATGGAGTATCAAAAGAAATATTTTTTAACAGGAGATGAGCGAAATTTACGCCCAATGATTTTAAAAGATATTGCCGATACTATAGGTATGGATGTTTCTACGGTTTCAAGAGTTGCAAATAGCAAATATGCAGATACACCTTATGGCACGAAATTAATCAAAGAATATTTTTCAGAATCAATGAAAAACGATCAAGGAGAAGATGTTTCTACCAAGGAAATTAAGAAAATTCTAGAAAACGTTATCAAAGAAGAGGAAAAAAGAAAACCATTAACTGATGATAAATTAGCTGAAATACTAAAAGAAAAAGGATATCCTATTGCAAGAAGAACTGTTGCTAAATACAGAGAACAACTAAGTATTCCTGTTGCTAGAATGCGAAAAGAAATTTAA
- the asnS gene encoding asparagine--tRNA ligase, whose protein sequence is MKSHNIKELLSSNLSLQEVTINGWVKTFRSNRFIALNDGSTINNIQCVVDFENFDESLLKKVSTGAALKISGTLVESQGRGQSVEIQVKELVVLGTSDPDTYPIQPKKHSLEFLREKAHLRVRTNTFAAVMRVRSVLSFAIHRYFQNNGFYNVHTPIITGSDAEGAGEMFRVSTLNQKKPPLTEDGEIDFKEDFFGKETNLTVSGQLEAETYAMALGKVYTFGPTFRAENSNTSRHLAEFWMIEPEVAFNDLDANMDLAEDFIKDVLNYILENCSDDLEFLEKRLIDEEKSKPQAERSDMPLIEKLKFVAENNFKRVSYTEAIDILRNCTPNKKKKFNYIINEWGADLQSEHERYLVEKHFKCPVILFDYPAKIKAFYMRLNDDGKTVRAMDILFPGIGEIVGGSQREERLDVLLEKIKELGIDEKELWWYLDLRKFGSAVHSGFGLGFERLVLFATGMGNIRDVIPFPRTPQNAEF, encoded by the coding sequence ATGAAATCACATAATATAAAAGAATTACTTTCTTCAAACCTATCACTACAAGAAGTAACCATTAATGGTTGGGTAAAAACATTTAGAAGCAATCGTTTTATTGCACTGAATGACGGCTCTACAATTAACAATATTCAATGTGTTGTAGATTTTGAAAATTTCGATGAAAGTCTATTAAAAAAAGTATCAACAGGAGCTGCTTTAAAAATTAGCGGAACGTTAGTTGAAAGTCAAGGTAGAGGACAAAGCGTTGAAATTCAAGTTAAAGAATTGGTGGTTTTAGGTACATCAGATCCCGACACCTACCCTATACAACCCAAAAAACACTCTTTAGAATTTTTAAGAGAAAAAGCACATTTAAGAGTTAGAACAAATACTTTTGCTGCAGTAATGAGAGTTCGTTCAGTTCTTTCTTTTGCTATACACCGATACTTTCAAAATAACGGTTTTTACAATGTACATACACCAATAATTACAGGGTCAGATGCCGAAGGTGCTGGTGAAATGTTCAGAGTATCAACATTAAATCAGAAAAAACCACCTTTAACTGAAGATGGAGAAATTGATTTTAAAGAAGATTTTTTCGGAAAAGAAACAAACCTTACTGTTTCTGGACAATTAGAAGCAGAAACCTATGCAATGGCACTAGGTAAAGTATATACTTTCGGACCTACTTTTAGAGCAGAAAACTCTAATACATCTAGACATTTAGCTGAATTTTGGATGATTGAGCCAGAAGTTGCTTTTAATGATTTAGATGCAAATATGGATTTAGCTGAAGATTTCATTAAAGATGTTTTAAATTATATCTTAGAAAACTGTAGTGACGATTTAGAGTTTTTAGAAAAACGTTTGATCGATGAAGAAAAATCTAAACCACAAGCTGAAAGGAGTGACATGCCTTTAATTGAGAAATTAAAATTTGTTGCCGAAAATAACTTCAAAAGAGTTTCTTATACTGAAGCTATAGATATATTAAGAAATTGTACACCTAATAAAAAGAAAAAATTTAACTACATCATAAATGAATGGGGTGCTGATTTACAAAGTGAGCATGAACGCTATTTAGTAGAAAAGCATTTTAAATGTCCAGTAATTTTATTTGATTACCCTGCAAAAATAAAAGCATTTTATATGCGTTTAAATGATGATGGTAAAACAGTAAGAGCTATGGATATTCTTTTTCCTGGTATTGGGGAAATAGTTGGAGGCTCGCAACGTGAAGAACGTTTAGATGTTTTATTAGAAAAAATAAAAGAATTAGGTATCGACGAAAAAGAACTTTGGTGGTATTTGGATTTAAGAAAATTTGGAAGTGCAGTACATAGTGGTTTCGGTTTAGGTTTTGAACGTTTAGTTCTTTTTGCAACAGGCATGGGAAACATTAGAGATGTTATTCCTTTTCCAAGAACACCACAAAACGCTGAATTTTAA
- a CDS encoding RND family transporter — translation MVSKITKGFWARTANIILRNRIVILLLIAAATIFLAMQWSKMRFSSSQANLLPDHHPVNLKYQSFLKTFGEEGNVMVLAIKDSSLFTPNKFNRWNKLSKQLAAFPEVDFVLSTDNLQELVKDNDKQEFTLRPFIIKKPETKAEIDSLSSHLFNNMPFYEDLIYNKETKTIRTIVYLDKDIVNTSARKDFILEDLSRLVKVFENETDLDVRISGMPYIRTMNSQSIIDEIGKFILAALGVTSLIFFFFFRSFRATLISMCVVIIGVMWSFGILGLLQYEITVLTALIPPLIIVIGIPNCIFLINKYQQEVKKHGNQALSLQRVISKIGNATLMTNITTASGFATFIITDSQLLKEFGIVASINIVGIFILSLLIIPIVYSFMSLPKTKHLKHLNKRWVDTFVNWMENIVREKRISVYIVSIALLVLSIIGIYQIDISGSPIEDMPKKAEFFKDIRFFEEEFDGIMPVEIVVDTKRKKGVLKPSTLKKIDNLSEIVLEIPELSRPVSVVDLVKYSKQAFYNGIPKYYQLPTTQENTFIMDVARKSSNNGNLLKSFVDSTGQVARITTYMKDVKTTRMEDIEGKLQENIDKIFPKDRFDVYMTGSALIFLKGTKYLVNNLIMSLALAIGLIALFMAYLFRSFKMIIISLIPNLLPLVITAGLMGFVGVPIKPSTILVFSIAFGISVDDTIHFLAKYRQELTANQWKIKKSVYAALRETGVSMFYTSIVLFFGFSVFAISNFGGTVALGMLVSATLLLAMLSNLILLPSLLLSLERNIANKEVLKKPQINILPKGEE, via the coding sequence ATGGTTTCAAAAATAACGAAAGGGTTTTGGGCTAGAACCGCGAATATCATCCTTAGGAATAGAATAGTAATTCTTTTACTTATCGCCGCTGCTACTATTTTTTTGGCAATGCAGTGGAGCAAAATGCGATTTTCAAGTTCGCAAGCTAATTTATTACCTGATCATCACCCCGTAAACCTAAAGTATCAATCGTTTTTAAAAACATTTGGAGAAGAAGGTAATGTAATGGTTTTGGCTATTAAAGACAGTTCCTTATTTACCCCGAACAAATTTAATAGGTGGAACAAATTAAGTAAACAACTTGCTGCGTTTCCTGAAGTAGATTTTGTTCTTTCTACAGATAATCTTCAAGAATTAGTTAAAGATAACGACAAACAAGAATTTACACTTCGGCCTTTCATCATAAAAAAACCCGAAACAAAAGCAGAAATAGACTCTCTATCCTCTCATTTGTTCAATAACATGCCTTTTTATGAGGACTTAATTTACAATAAAGAAACTAAAACTATTAGAACAATAGTTTATTTAGATAAAGACATTGTAAATACATCTGCCAGAAAAGATTTTATTCTTGAAGACTTAAGTAGGCTAGTTAAAGTTTTTGAAAACGAAACTGATTTAGATGTTCGAATATCCGGAATGCCTTATATCAGAACGATGAACTCCCAGAGTATTATAGATGAAATTGGAAAATTTATACTTGCCGCATTAGGCGTAACCTCACTTATCTTCTTTTTCTTTTTCAGGAGTTTTAGAGCTACATTAATATCAATGTGTGTTGTAATTATTGGCGTAATGTGGTCCTTTGGTATTTTAGGTTTACTTCAATACGAAATCACCGTATTAACAGCATTAATACCTCCTTTAATAATAGTAATTGGTATTCCTAACTGTATATTTTTAATAAATAAATACCAACAAGAGGTTAAAAAACATGGTAATCAAGCCCTATCATTACAAAGAGTAATTTCCAAAATAGGGAATGCAACTTTAATGACAAATATTACCACAGCATCAGGTTTTGCTACATTTATAATTACAGATAGCCAGTTACTAAAAGAATTTGGTATTGTTGCCTCTATCAATATTGTTGGAATATTTATTTTATCTCTGCTAATAATTCCTATAGTATACAGTTTTATGTCGTTACCTAAAACAAAACACTTAAAACACCTAAACAAAAGGTGGGTTGACACTTTTGTAAACTGGATGGAAAATATAGTAAGAGAGAAAAGAATATCAGTTTACATTGTATCTATTGCCCTTCTTGTTTTAAGTATTATAGGTATTTATCAAATAGATATTTCCGGTAGCCCCATTGAGGATATGCCTAAAAAGGCTGAATTTTTTAAGGATATTCGCTTTTTTGAAGAAGAGTTTGATGGTATTATGCCTGTTGAAATTGTAGTTGACACCAAAAGAAAAAAAGGGGTTTTAAAACCATCTACTTTAAAAAAGATTGATAATTTAAGTGAAATTGTTTTAGAAATTCCAGAACTATCAAGACCGGTTTCTGTAGTTGACCTTGTAAAATACTCTAAACAAGCTTTCTATAACGGAATTCCTAAATACTATCAATTACCTACTACTCAAGAAAATACGTTTATAATGGATGTTGCTAGAAAATCATCTAACAACGGTAATCTTCTTAAAAGTTTTGTTGATTCTACAGGACAAGTTGCTAGAATAACGACTTACATGAAAGACGTTAAAACGACTAGAATGGAAGATATTGAAGGTAAACTTCAAGAGAATATTGATAAAATTTTTCCTAAAGATCGTTTTGATGTTTACATGACTGGTAGCGCCCTTATATTTTTAAAAGGAACAAAGTACTTGGTAAATAACCTAATCATGTCATTAGCCCTTGCAATAGGTTTAATTGCATTGTTTATGGCTTATTTATTTAGATCTTTTAAAATGATCATTATTTCATTAATCCCAAATTTATTACCACTAGTTATTACTGCGGGTTTAATGGGCTTTGTTGGCGTACCTATAAAGCCATCTACAATATTAGTTTTTAGTATTGCTTTTGGTATTTCAGTCGATGACACAATACATTTTCTCGCAAAATATAGGCAAGAACTAACTGCTAACCAGTGGAAAATTAAAAAATCTGTATATGCCGCCTTAAGAGAGACAGGCGTTAGTATGTTTTACACATCTATCGTACTTTTCTTTGGCTTCTCTGTTTTTGCCATTTCTAATTTTGGAGGTACAGTAGCTTTAGGTATGTTAGTATCTGCAACATTATTACTTGCAATGCTCTCTAACTTAATTTTATTACCATCATTATTACTTTCACTAGAACGTAATATTGCCAACAAAGAAGTATTGAAAAAACCACAAATAAACATTCTACCAAAAGGAGAAGAATAA
- the frr gene encoding ribosome recycling factor, with protein sequence MNEDITFILDSTKESMDGTIDHLLKAFAKIRAGKASPVMLSSVMVNYYGASTPLGQVANVSIPDARTITVQPWEKNMLQEIEKAIMIANLGFNPMNNGDFIIINVPPLTEERRRDLAKQAKSESEDAKVGVRNARQEANKEIRGLDDASEDLKKNAEADVQELTNKYSKKIEDVLVIKEAEIMKV encoded by the coding sequence ATGAATGAAGATATCACTTTTATATTAGATAGTACTAAAGAAAGTATGGATGGTACTATCGACCATTTATTGAAAGCTTTCGCTAAAATTAGAGCAGGAAAAGCAAGTCCTGTAATGCTTTCGAGCGTAATGGTCAACTATTATGGGGCTTCTACCCCACTTGGTCAGGTTGCTAACGTAAGTATTCCTGATGCTAGAACAATAACAGTTCAGCCTTGGGAAAAAAATATGCTTCAAGAAATCGAAAAAGCAATTATGATTGCTAACCTAGGCTTCAACCCAATGAATAATGGTGATTTTATAATAATAAATGTACCACCATTAACTGAAGAACGCAGAAGAGATTTAGCTAAACAGGCTAAATCAGAATCGGAAGATGCCAAAGTTGGTGTTAGAAATGCTAGACAAGAAGCTAATAAAGAAATTAGAGGTCTTGATGATGCATCAGAAGATTTAAAGAAAAATGCCGAAGCTGACGTGCAAGAATTAACGAATAAGTATAGTAAAAAAATAGAGGACGTTTTAGTTATTAAGGAAGCTGAAATAATGAAAGTCTAA
- the pyrH gene encoding UMP kinase — translation MQYKRILLKLSGEALMGDRQYGIDPKRLSEYAEEVKQVVDKGIQVAIVIGGGNIFRGVSGASNGMDRVQGDHMGMLATVINGLALQSALEEHGVQTRLQSAIKINEVAEPFIRRRAMRHLEKGRVVIFGGGTGNPYFTTDSAAVLRAIEIEADVILKGTRVDGIYTSDPEKNKDATKFETITFEDVLKKGLKVMDTTAFTLSQENELPIVVFDMNKIGNLLKLVSGENIGTVVDN, via the coding sequence ATGCAATACAAAAGAATTCTATTGAAATTAAGCGGTGAAGCTTTAATGGGTGATCGACAATATGGGATAGACCCAAAAAGACTATCTGAATACGCTGAAGAAGTAAAACAAGTTGTTGATAAAGGAATTCAAGTTGCAATTGTAATTGGTGGAGGAAATATCTTTAGAGGTGTTTCTGGAGCTAGTAATGGAATGGATCGTGTGCAAGGTGACCATATGGGTATGCTTGCTACTGTTATAAACGGACTAGCTTTACAAAGCGCATTGGAAGAACATGGTGTACAAACAAGATTGCAGTCTGCCATTAAAATTAATGAAGTTGCTGAGCCTTTTATTCGCAGAAGAGCTATGCGCCATTTAGAAAAAGGTAGAGTTGTTATTTTTGGAGGAGGAACAGGTAATCCGTACTTTACTACAGATTCTGCTGCTGTTTTAAGAGCTATTGAAATTGAAGCTGATGTAATTTTAAAAGGAACTAGAGTTGATGGAATTTATACTTCTGATCCTGAAAAAAACAAAGACGCTACTAAATTTGAAACAATTACTTTCGAAGACGTTTTAAAGAAAGGTTTAAAAGTAATGGATACGACAGCCTTTACTTTAAGTCAAGAAAACGAATTACCAATTGTAGTTTTCGATATGAATAAAATCGGAAATCTACTAAAATTAGTTTCTGGAGAAAATATTGGTACTGTAGTTGATAATTAA